In one Brevibacillus composti genomic region, the following are encoded:
- a CDS encoding tripartite tricarboxylate transporter permease, protein MDFQLLLDGFLTTISPFNFLLVMLGMMAGIIFGALPGISASMTIVLLLPFTYYLGIVPSIILLVAVYMGSAYGGAITAILFNTPGDPAAVITAMDGYPMAKQGKAGRALGLSISGGAVGGIFSIIVMLFLSPPLSAFALKIQSAEYFALAVLGMTLIASIGRKNPLRTLISGCFGILLATIGLDPMTGTDRLTFGSLHLMNGIDFIPVMIGAFAFAEVLSQVVERQAGGTFNMSSKIPLEGLKLKDVWYHRWCVLRASVIGTIIGILPGTGGSIASIVSYGAEMKASKKPEQFGKGAEEGVLAPETANNAAAGGSMIPMLTLGIPGSPTTAVILAALTLQGLQPGPQMMTEQPLLLYVIFFSMLIASIAAFIGGRLGVQIFALMTRLPYSILGPTILAFSIVGAFAVDNSMFQVWIALLFGVIGYFMSKYDFAPSAMILGLVLGKMMEETFRRHLLVTNGDYSTFITQPISGFVLLIAALGATYPLLSKAIKKKKQTA, encoded by the coding sequence GTGGATTTTCAATTGCTGCTGGATGGATTTTTGACAACGATTTCACCTTTTAACTTCTTATTAGTAATGCTGGGGATGATGGCAGGTATTATTTTCGGCGCTCTTCCCGGTATCAGCGCATCCATGACGATCGTCCTGCTGCTGCCCTTTACTTACTACTTGGGGATTGTTCCATCTATCATATTGCTGGTAGCCGTATATATGGGATCCGCCTATGGAGGGGCTATTACCGCGATTCTCTTTAACACGCCAGGCGACCCTGCTGCCGTCATTACGGCGATGGATGGATACCCGATGGCGAAGCAAGGGAAGGCCGGCAGAGCACTCGGCTTGTCCATTAGCGGCGGTGCCGTGGGTGGAATCTTCTCCATCATTGTTATGCTATTCTTATCGCCTCCCCTCTCTGCTTTTGCCTTAAAAATTCAAAGTGCGGAGTATTTTGCCTTAGCCGTGTTGGGCATGACGTTGATCGCTTCCATCGGGAGAAAAAATCCGCTTCGCACCCTTATTTCAGGATGCTTTGGGATTTTATTGGCGACGATTGGATTAGACCCCATGACAGGCACCGATCGTTTAACGTTTGGCAGCCTCCATCTGATGAACGGAATCGACTTTATCCCGGTCATGATCGGCGCATTCGCATTTGCGGAGGTATTATCGCAAGTCGTGGAGAGACAAGCCGGCGGCACCTTCAACATGAGCAGTAAAATTCCCCTGGAGGGATTGAAATTAAAAGATGTCTGGTACCATCGCTGGTGTGTGCTTCGCGCCTCTGTCATCGGAACGATTATCGGCATTTTGCCGGGCACGGGAGGTTCCATCGCGTCGATCGTCAGCTATGGGGCAGAAATGAAAGCGAGCAAAAAACCTGAACAATTCGGAAAAGGGGCTGAAGAGGGAGTATTGGCTCCTGAAACTGCCAACAACGCTGCGGCCGGAGGATCGATGATTCCGATGCTCACATTGGGAATTCCCGGGAGCCCCACAACCGCTGTGATTTTAGCTGCCTTAACCCTGCAAGGACTTCAGCCTGGTCCGCAAATGATGACCGAGCAGCCTTTGTTGTTGTACGTCATTTTCTTCTCCATGCTGATTGCAAGTATTGCCGCTTTCATCGGAGGGAGACTCGGTGTTCAGATTTTCGCCTTGATGACCCGCTTGCCCTATTCCATCTTAGGGCCTACCATTTTAGCATTTTCCATCGTAGGGGCTTTTGCCGTGGATAACAGCATGTTCCAGGTATGGATTGCCTTGCTTTTTGGAGTGATTGGCTATTTTATGAGCAAATACGATTTCGCCCCTTCTGCGATGATTCTCGGCTTGGTACTAGGGAAAATGATGGAGGAAACATTCCGAAGACATTTGCTCGTAACGAATGGGGATTATTCCACTTTCATTACCCAGCCCATTTCAGGTTTCGTATTGCTGATCGCTGCTTTGGGAGCCACATACCCTTTGCTTTCAAAAGCGATCAAAAAGAAAAAACAAACGGCATAA
- a CDS encoding exo-beta-N-acetylmuramidase NamZ domain-containing protein: MKRFIPFLILILIMTMIPPGGSSANTTAVLLGSDVLFSQFSDLIEGKKVGLLTNQTGVGSKGVSTIDALRRERNVQLTALFTPEHGLYGKIPAGEQVASFHHPVYGIPVYSLYGAVRKPTPEMLASVDMLLVDLQDSGAGRDTYLTTLYQCMSAAKEQGKPIVVLDRPNPLGGTIVEGPVLAPDFRSPVGVDTLPLAHGMTIGELARFFNRQLDAPLTVIPMKGYTRQMNYLDTGLAWIPSSPQFPDLAAVFGYMATGLGEGTPVTAQDHFRWIGGPGIDSGRYADLLNGALLPGVIFLPENKEGMGGVRLHITDPLRFNPARTGLYALAYAHQLHPFPVPKSGSSQSMFDLLMGTDKIGQYLEQGLSPQQIEQQYASDLAAFRKLREMHLIYSGEPYVPTQPLVAKHASPPPAPTASEQPGATDPAAAGQTSPAQSGQQGQAGQSSAPKAQQPAKDAGNSEPSDPSGKAAPADQQKPPVQPATPEQTGPIGNGKTADSAEPGQPPAPQPTAPNPSGSTPAAQAEAGSPAAPQAAAPTAPPPAGTGQSAKSGAGQPAQDKVAYLTFDDGPSPITGEILDILKQHQVKATFFVVGTSIPGHEDLLKRTISEGHEVGGHTYSHNYRTIYKDISAFFADLEKGNQLIERVTGIKPTVFRYPGGSTNTISKKYQNASVYNQKHTVMGAIKAEAAKRGYIFVDWNVTNGDARSSKYTPESALANIKAQVKNQKEIVILMHDAATKEATAKSLPAVIQFLKDHGYRFETIRADRPTVATVK, encoded by the coding sequence ATGAAACGATTTATACCTTTCCTCATTCTTATCCTGATCATGACAATGATTCCCCCCGGCGGCAGCTCCGCCAACACAACGGCCGTACTTCTCGGAAGTGACGTACTGTTCAGCCAGTTTTCCGATCTCATCGAGGGAAAGAAAGTGGGATTGCTCACCAACCAAACGGGTGTAGGCAGCAAAGGAGTCAGCACCATCGATGCACTCCGCCGCGAACGGAACGTACAATTGACCGCCTTGTTCACCCCTGAGCATGGCCTCTACGGGAAAATCCCTGCTGGAGAGCAGGTGGCCTCTTTTCATCATCCCGTTTACGGAATACCGGTCTACAGCTTGTACGGCGCTGTACGCAAACCGACACCAGAGATGCTCGCCTCTGTCGATATGCTGCTGGTGGACCTGCAAGACAGCGGCGCGGGCAGGGACACGTATCTCACTACCCTCTACCAATGCATGAGCGCTGCCAAGGAGCAAGGCAAGCCGATTGTCGTCCTGGACCGGCCCAATCCCCTGGGCGGCACTATCGTCGAAGGACCTGTCCTGGCGCCTGACTTCCGCTCCCCTGTCGGAGTGGACACCCTGCCGCTCGCTCATGGCATGACCATCGGCGAGTTGGCCCGGTTTTTCAACCGCCAGCTGGACGCGCCGCTCACCGTCATCCCGATGAAGGGCTACACCCGCCAGATGAATTATCTGGACACCGGTCTTGCCTGGATTCCCTCCTCGCCGCAGTTCCCTGATCTGGCCGCCGTTTTCGGGTACATGGCGACAGGCTTGGGAGAGGGCACCCCTGTGACGGCCCAAGATCATTTTCGCTGGATCGGCGGGCCGGGCATTGACTCCGGGCGGTATGCCGACCTGCTGAACGGCGCTCTGCTCCCCGGGGTCATCTTCCTGCCGGAGAACAAAGAGGGCATGGGAGGCGTCCGCCTGCACATCACGGACCCGCTGCGGTTCAACCCTGCACGGACGGGACTGTACGCATTGGCCTATGCCCATCAGCTCCATCCGTTTCCCGTTCCCAAAAGCGGTTCATCCCAGTCGATGTTTGACCTTCTGATGGGCACGGACAAAATCGGGCAGTATCTGGAGCAAGGCCTGTCGCCCCAGCAAATCGAGCAGCAGTATGCAAGCGATCTGGCGGCTTTTCGGAAGCTGCGGGAAATGCATCTCATCTACTCCGGCGAACCGTATGTGCCTACCCAGCCGCTAGTGGCGAAACACGCAAGCCCGCCTCCTGCCCCGACCGCTTCGGAGCAGCCGGGGGCGACTGATCCTGCCGCAGCGGGGCAAACGTCACCCGCACAAAGCGGACAGCAGGGCCAAGCCGGACAGTCTTCAGCACCAAAAGCGCAGCAACCCGCAAAAGATGCGGGCAATTCCGAACCATCCGATCCGTCAGGCAAAGCCGCTCCCGCTGATCAGCAAAAGCCGCCGGTACAGCCAGCAACACCTGAACAGACCGGACCTATCGGCAACGGAAAGACTGCAGATTCGGCTGAGCCTGGGCAGCCTCCAGCGCCCCAGCCTACTGCTCCGAACCCATCCGGCAGCACGCCAGCGGCACAGGCGGAAGCAGGTTCTCCCGCTGCTCCCCAAGCGGCAGCGCCAACCGCACCTCCTCCAGCCGGAACCGGGCAAAGCGCTAAGTCAGGAGCCGGTCAGCCTGCACAGGATAAAGTCGCTTACCTGACATTTGACGACGGTCCCTCGCCGATCACAGGTGAAATCCTGGACATCCTCAAACAGCATCAGGTCAAAGCCACCTTCTTTGTCGTCGGCACCAGCATTCCCGGCCATGAAGATTTGCTGAAGAGGACCATTTCGGAGGGACATGAAGTGGGCGGCCATACCTACTCCCATAATTACCGGACTATCTACAAAGACATCTCCGCCTTTTTCGCCGACCTGGAAAAAGGCAATCAGCTCATCGAGCGTGTGACCGGCATCAAACCGACCGTATTCCGCTATCCGGGCGGAAGCACCAATACTATCAGCAAAAAATATCAGAACGCCTCCGTCTACAATCAAAAGCACACCGTCATGGGCGCCATCAAAGCAGAAGCAGCCAAACGCGGCTATATCTTCGTCGATTGGAATGTGACCAACGGCGATGCGCGAAGCAGCAAATACACACCGGAAAGCGCGCTGGCCAACATCAAGGCTCAGGTGAAAAACCAGAAAGAGATCGTCATCCTGATGCACGATGCCGCCACCAAAGAGGCGACAGCCAAGTCCCTCCCCGCGGTCATCCAGTTTTTAAAAGATCACGGCTACCGCTTTGAGACGATTCGTGCAGACAGGCCGACCGTAGCCACCGTCAAATAA
- a CDS encoding YhcN/YlaJ family sporulation lipoprotein: MKRWKQAICVLVLAGICTAGCTPNKQQGGEDYDGKPAKFDAYGINMTDDRLGRDKGPAAMIVQKNRHAREPQLVRTLEQQAENIPGVVDIKVLAYKDTLIIGVLPDGATKPDTVMHSPSLLYTRGVPIRIDNGHTDRLQQRVTQVMRNRLQAETRYNLMYVATNPAIYHRIADIHQRIIRGQRVQEDEFQTLLNDIGYTIKGINLVD, encoded by the coding sequence TTGAAACGATGGAAGCAGGCGATCTGCGTACTTGTTCTCGCGGGCATTTGCACAGCGGGGTGTACACCGAACAAGCAGCAGGGCGGTGAAGATTACGATGGGAAACCGGCGAAATTTGACGCGTACGGGATAAACATGACCGATGACCGGCTAGGCAGAGACAAGGGCCCGGCAGCCATGATCGTGCAAAAGAACAGACATGCCAGGGAACCGCAGCTGGTTCGCACCCTGGAGCAGCAGGCGGAAAACATTCCGGGCGTAGTGGACATCAAGGTCCTCGCCTATAAGGACACGCTGATCATCGGGGTCCTCCCGGATGGGGCGACCAAACCGGATACCGTCATGCACTCGCCCTCGCTCCTTTATACGCGCGGGGTGCCCATTCGCATCGACAACGGGCACACGGACCGGCTGCAGCAGCGCGTGACCCAAGTGATGCGCAATCGGCTTCAGGCAGAGACGCGCTATAACCTCATGTACGTGGCGACAAATCCGGCCATCTACCATCGCATCGCCGACATCCACCAGCGAATCATCCGCGGCCAGCGTGTCCAGGAAGACGAATTCCAGACACTTCTCAATGACATCGGCTACACAATCAAGGGCATCAATCTGGTTGACTGA
- a CDS encoding MCP four helix bundle domain-containing protein, whose product MKATIGTKLMAGFLSISILLMVSSGITFYYMKNIQSSYSDLLERVSVILSNTQEVKFHSAQQISYLRGYLLNRDQELLEKLQASNQEVSQLISNTIPLIQVEEVHGGMTQLQGLNGIFKESADKVIRLAKEDLPAAVTLAEAEAIPFGIEMSAQAIQIAALEHQIVEKASRENANNVETLIRTMMLASVTAVILAVWIGMTISRKISKQIQIVSQALGQVAKGDLSVEEITQKSKDEIGDLVTSHNRAFCINLSP is encoded by the coding sequence ATGAAAGCGACGATTGGAACCAAATTAATGGCAGGTTTCCTCTCTATTTCCATTCTATTAATGGTGAGCAGCGGCATTACTTTTTATTACATGAAAAATATCCAATCCTCCTATTCTGATCTACTAGAAAGGGTCTCCGTAATCCTCAGCAATACGCAAGAGGTGAAATTTCATTCCGCTCAGCAGATTAGCTATTTAAGAGGATATTTGCTCAACCGAGACCAAGAACTTCTGGAGAAGCTCCAAGCCTCTAATCAAGAGGTAAGCCAATTAATCAGCAATACGATCCCACTCATTCAGGTGGAAGAAGTCCATGGCGGGATGACTCAATTGCAGGGGTTGAACGGGATTTTTAAAGAATCTGCTGATAAAGTCATACGCTTGGCCAAAGAAGATCTGCCTGCGGCCGTTACCCTGGCTGAAGCGGAAGCGATCCCTTTTGGCATCGAAATGAGCGCACAAGCGATACAAATCGCAGCTCTAGAACACCAGATCGTGGAGAAAGCGAGCAGAGAAAACGCGAACAATGTAGAGACATTGATTCGAACGATGATGCTGGCGAGTGTCACTGCCGTCATTCTCGCCGTATGGATCGGGATGACGATCTCCAGAAAAATATCAAAGCAAATCCAAATCGTATCGCAGGCTCTCGGACAAGTGGCGAAAGGTGACTTGTCGGTGGAGGAAATCACGCAAAAAAGCAAGGACGAAATCGGCGATTTGGTCACCTCTCATAATCGAGCATTTTGCATAAATCTAAGCCCTTGA
- a CDS encoding BTAD domain-containing putative transcriptional regulator, with product MNASRVSPTRITAPRMKPFVFHRLSLAKKLRLMKHKSLSVIHAGAGYGKTTSVAAFLDNTRGEACWYRVGEKDERLSVFLAHLVESVRILHPAFGISVLLALQNLPGNETEGQREDLADLFIRECMEIDRDMTLVLDDFHHVRPGGSIDLWVQYFVQAMPQHVRVVILSRVRPIWSFLDIMSARGDYMELTVSDLAFTREEMETFFLDEYDVTLPNEDWERIENVTKGWAAAVRTIGETLALGGHSVGSAYESARFLPFLEKEVWDEQPAELQLFLMRSAVFENFEAEDIRQVFGEQEVALFEEAMRRNLFLLSADNRYAYHPLFRRLLISKLASQHGEYVRMHRLAAEWYKRKGEVQQGFEHLRLIEAWDELGEWLSQAAGPLLQAGKLDLLSHWLQLLPEEEKDKFHVLWFYQAEIERYRCLYPKALLSYHRYLPLCEAKQDIIGQCRGLEGLARVHLDSVQGVKAEELLKQAIQLLQPQDHEMAPRLYRLLAEIYTNRGDAQQAAYWYQRSQEWEQRTEVELESRLLFRTGRLESAISLLENKWESEQLKQPALTRSYRETSLLLAFVYGLNGEWEKGIKAADTAIRLGKEAHSPFVEANGYVRKATAALVGQHLPFERIRELYLKGLKIMEDLQSTRGKSETLLGLTLLYGREANLDLALSYGQWGMQETEAMRDDWLHSLVRLAIGIAYAAAGQDGQAEEWIRDCEKRLSRCGDSYGVAICHLWLSYLAYRQKNWNAFIPAVTQALSAIQAGEYHFLLQRPTMFTPHDVQQLMPVLIEAQRRQVSPDYVSALLTELGLQNVAFHPGYTLRIQTLGQFRVWLGERELGEKSWQRGKAKQLFQLLLTKRQHLLAREDIVTILWGESDEETATRDFKVALNALNKALEPNREARAHAFFIQRHGSSYGFNLASGFHIDVEEFERYVTLGLEAGEAAQAIVLLEKGLSFYKGDYLPDCRYDDWCVAERERLRVLFLRGAERLAKLLLESDRIDEAIRRCESILMVDDCWEEAYRLLMLAYYRQNNRALAMRWYEKCAANLQKQLGVHPMPATVETYRMIMEG from the coding sequence ATGAACGCATCCCGGGTTAGCCCAACGAGAATAACCGCTCCGCGAATGAAGCCATTCGTATTCCACAGATTGTCCCTGGCCAAAAAGCTGAGGCTGATGAAGCATAAATCCCTGAGCGTCATCCATGCCGGAGCCGGTTACGGCAAGACCACTTCCGTCGCCGCTTTCCTGGACAATACCAGGGGGGAGGCCTGTTGGTATCGGGTCGGGGAAAAGGATGAAAGGCTGTCCGTTTTCCTGGCGCATCTGGTGGAGAGCGTCCGCATCCTGCACCCGGCTTTCGGAATTTCCGTCCTGCTCGCTTTGCAAAACCTCCCGGGGAACGAGACGGAGGGGCAGCGGGAGGATCTCGCTGATCTGTTCATTCGGGAATGCATGGAGATCGACCGCGATATGACCCTTGTGCTGGATGATTTTCACCACGTCCGGCCCGGCGGAAGCATCGATCTCTGGGTCCAGTATTTCGTGCAAGCGATGCCGCAGCATGTGCGGGTAGTCATCCTCAGCCGGGTTAGGCCTATCTGGTCTTTTTTGGATATCATGAGCGCCCGCGGAGACTACATGGAGCTGACAGTCAGCGATCTGGCCTTTACGCGGGAAGAGATGGAAACCTTTTTTCTCGACGAGTACGACGTTACTCTGCCCAATGAGGATTGGGAACGAATTGAAAACGTTACCAAAGGGTGGGCGGCCGCTGTTCGGACGATCGGGGAGACGCTGGCGCTGGGGGGACACTCGGTTGGCAGCGCGTATGAGTCGGCCCGGTTTTTGCCGTTTTTGGAAAAAGAGGTGTGGGACGAGCAGCCGGCGGAGCTTCAGCTGTTCTTGATGCGGTCGGCTGTGTTTGAAAATTTTGAAGCGGAAGACATTCGCCAGGTGTTCGGCGAGCAGGAAGTGGCATTGTTCGAGGAGGCGATGCGTCGCAATCTCTTCTTGCTTTCGGCGGACAACCGCTATGCCTACCATCCGCTCTTTCGCCGCCTCTTGATCAGCAAGCTGGCCAGCCAGCACGGGGAGTACGTCCGCATGCACCGGCTTGCGGCCGAGTGGTACAAGCGAAAAGGGGAGGTGCAACAGGGGTTTGAGCATCTCCGCTTGATTGAGGCATGGGACGAGCTCGGGGAATGGCTCTCACAGGCCGCCGGTCCGCTTTTGCAGGCGGGCAAGCTCGATCTTTTGTCCCACTGGCTGCAGCTGCTGCCGGAAGAGGAAAAAGACAAATTCCACGTCCTTTGGTTTTATCAAGCGGAGATCGAGCGGTACCGCTGTCTGTATCCGAAAGCGCTGCTCTCCTACCACCGCTACCTCCCGCTCTGCGAGGCGAAGCAGGATATCATCGGCCAGTGCCGAGGGCTGGAAGGGCTGGCCCGGGTACATTTGGACAGCGTCCAGGGAGTGAAGGCGGAAGAATTGCTGAAGCAGGCGATTCAGCTGCTTCAGCCGCAGGATCACGAAATGGCGCCGCGCCTGTATCGATTGCTCGCGGAAATCTACACGAACCGGGGGGACGCCCAGCAAGCGGCGTACTGGTACCAGCGCAGTCAGGAGTGGGAGCAGAGAACGGAGGTAGAGCTGGAATCCCGGCTGTTATTTCGCACAGGCCGCCTGGAATCGGCCATCTCGCTCTTGGAGAACAAGTGGGAGAGCGAACAGCTTAAGCAGCCGGCATTGACCCGCTCGTACCGGGAAACCTCCCTGCTGCTGGCTTTTGTCTACGGACTGAACGGGGAATGGGAAAAGGGCATCAAGGCAGCGGATACGGCAATCCGTCTGGGAAAAGAAGCCCATTCGCCTTTTGTGGAAGCCAACGGCTACGTGCGCAAGGCGACCGCCGCACTAGTCGGCCAGCATCTGCCCTTTGAGAGAATCCGCGAGCTGTATCTGAAGGGACTCAAAATCATGGAAGACCTGCAATCGACCAGGGGGAAATCGGAGACCCTGCTGGGGCTTACGCTCCTCTACGGCCGCGAAGCCAATCTGGATCTCGCGCTGTCATACGGGCAGTGGGGGATGCAGGAGACGGAGGCGATGCGGGATGACTGGCTGCACAGCCTGGTCCGGCTGGCCATCGGCATCGCGTATGCGGCAGCCGGTCAGGATGGGCAAGCGGAGGAGTGGATCCGCGATTGCGAAAAGCGCTTGAGCCGATGCGGGGACAGCTACGGCGTCGCCATCTGCCATCTGTGGCTCAGCTATCTTGCCTATCGCCAGAAGAATTGGAATGCCTTTATCCCGGCGGTCACCCAGGCGCTCTCGGCTATTCAGGCGGGGGAATACCATTTTTTGCTGCAGCGGCCGACCATGTTTACGCCCCATGATGTGCAGCAGCTGATGCCGGTGTTGATCGAGGCGCAGCGCAGACAGGTGTCGCCGGATTACGTGTCCGCGTTGCTGACCGAGCTGGGCTTGCAAAATGTGGCCTTTCACCCCGGATATACGCTGCGAATCCAGACACTGGGCCAGTTTCGGGTCTGGCTGGGAGAGCGCGAACTCGGAGAAAAGTCGTGGCAGCGGGGAAAGGCCAAGCAGCTGTTTCAACTGCTGCTGACGAAGCGGCAGCACCTCCTCGCACGGGAGGATATCGTCACGATCCTCTGGGGGGAAAGCGATGAGGAGACGGCGACCCGCGATTTCAAAGTGGCGTTGAACGCGCTGAACAAAGCGCTCGAACCCAATCGCGAGGCTCGCGCGCACGCCTTTTTCATCCAGCGGCACGGCAGCTCCTACGGCTTTAACCTGGCGTCCGGCTTCCACATCGATGTGGAAGAATTCGAGCGGTATGTGACGCTCGGCCTGGAAGCGGGGGAGGCTGCGCAAGCCATCGTCTTGCTGGAAAAGGGGCTTTCCTTCTACAAAGGGGATTATTTGCCCGACTGTCGCTATGATGATTGGTGTGTCGCGGAAAGGGAAAGGCTGCGCGTGCTGTTCCTGCGGGGGGCGGAGCGCTTGGCCAAATTGCTGCTGGAATCAGACCGGATCGACGAAGCGATCCGCCGCTGCGAATCGATCCTGATGGTGGATGACTGTTGGGAGGAGGCCTACCGGCTGCTGATGCTCGCCTATTACCGCCAGAACAATCGCGCTTTGGCCATGCGCTGGTATGAAAAATGCGCCGCCAATCTGCAAAAGCAGCTGGGCGTTCACCCGATGCCGGCCACGGTGGAGACATATCGGATGATTATGGAAGGATGA
- a CDS encoding tripartite tricarboxylate transporter TctB family protein, whose protein sequence is MGEIIFNIILLVVLGLFFKESFSIETARTTDPIGPAGFPQAIIAICFVFLLISLYQAIRKYRNRDQTEASGKPAELSKEFIGILAVISIYLLIVDYLGFILTTFAFFIVLYALFGRKMTPKNIVSSLLFSFGFTLVFGTLLDLQLPRGIELLKNLSYWIY, encoded by the coding sequence ATGGGGGAAATTATTTTTAACATCATCCTGCTCGTCGTCTTGGGATTGTTTTTTAAGGAGTCCTTTTCCATTGAAACAGCCAGAACAACAGACCCGATCGGTCCCGCGGGGTTTCCTCAAGCGATTATCGCGATTTGCTTCGTTTTCCTCCTGATCTCGCTGTATCAAGCCATTCGGAAGTATCGGAACCGAGATCAAACAGAAGCATCGGGCAAACCCGCGGAGTTGAGCAAAGAATTTATCGGGATACTTGCTGTCATTTCCATCTATTTGCTGATTGTTGACTATCTAGGGTTTATCCTTACCACCTTTGCCTTTTTTATCGTCCTCTATGCTTTGTTTGGAAGAAAAATGACACCGAAAAACATCGTCAGTTCCCTGTTGTTTTCCTTTGGCTTTACCCTTGTGTTTGGAACACTCCTCGATCTTCAGCTCCCACGAGGGATCGAACTATTAAAAAACCTTAGCTATTGGATTTATTAA
- a CDS encoding copper amine oxidase N-terminal domain-containing protein, whose product MMKKWAALALALSLAPASVSAAAAVTAPPSVVKVEYSQKPIHFPDQKPVIKDSRTLVPIRPIAEGLGFDVDWNEQNRSVVIKKGDTQIKLVVSQKIARRNGETIPLDVPAQIINKRTMVPVRFIAEALSYEVNWDTATQTVSIADKTPEKSQQQTAKAAEEATAVGTGVPQPKSEPPAAGNQPSKESQLVDSESISARLGKIMGLTILSVKGKAEPDSSLVLNIEGVNYEVPINPDGSFLFELVEKNLSVEEYTLAATRGDEEQTLEGKFTLLN is encoded by the coding sequence ATGATGAAAAAATGGGCCGCACTGGCATTGGCACTATCTCTGGCGCCCGCATCGGTTTCGGCTGCGGCCGCGGTTACCGCACCTCCATCCGTCGTAAAAGTCGAATATAGTCAAAAACCGATCCATTTTCCCGATCAGAAGCCGGTGATCAAAGACAGCCGGACGCTGGTCCCGATTCGGCCGATCGCGGAAGGGCTTGGCTTTGACGTGGACTGGAACGAACAGAACCGGTCGGTTGTGATCAAAAAAGGTGATACGCAGATCAAGCTGGTGGTTTCGCAAAAAATTGCCAGACGAAACGGGGAGACCATCCCGCTTGACGTGCCGGCACAAATTATCAACAAGCGCACGATGGTACCTGTTCGCTTTATCGCCGAAGCGCTGTCCTACGAGGTAAACTGGGACACGGCGACGCAAACCGTCTCGATCGCGGATAAAACGCCGGAAAAATCTCAGCAGCAAACGGCGAAAGCTGCCGAAGAGGCAACTGCCGTGGGGACGGGCGTGCCGCAGCCGAAAAGCGAGCCGCCCGCGGCCGGCAACCAGCCCTCGAAAGAGAGTCAGCTGGTTGACAGCGAATCGATCAGTGCCCGGCTGGGCAAGATCATGGGACTGACTATTCTCAGCGTAAAAGGGAAGGCTGAGCCGGATTCCTCGCTGGTGCTGAATATCGAAGGCGTTAATTACGAAGTGCCGATCAATCCGGATGGCAGCTTTCTCTTTGAACTGGTAGAGAAAAATCTGTCAGTCGAGGAATATACACTGGCGGCCACCCGAGGGGACGAAGAGCAGACGCTGGAAGGGAAATTCACCCTGTTGAATTAG
- a CDS encoding Bug family tripartite tricarboxylate transporter substrate binding protein, with the protein MKRKAIFLSLALTLAVGLAGCGGKTDAPASGSQALDYPKRPIEMVVPFGEGSASDTFARKFADLMSKHTSQPVQPLNKDGSGGLVGMVYAHGQKNDGYTVLQITPSHVIADVLGKGKDIKLMTEFEPLAQIQSDIYVLSVPAKSPYNSFEDLVKVGKEKDITFAGVSPGGLDDLTLSALADETGIKVKFIPYKSGSEVKAAALGGEVDVYLDKLISAVGLIKDGKVKPIVVLNDKRIESIDELKNVPSTVELGYKTTIGSWRGFVVKKGTPAEIKQYLIDSLKKTYDSPEYQEFAKENLADIRTGYLSPEEFTKQWQAEYEVFDAIAKKTGLKK; encoded by the coding sequence ATGAAACGTAAAGCAATATTCCTATCCTTGGCCTTAACACTTGCGGTTGGATTAGCAGGCTGTGGCGGAAAAACCGACGCACCCGCTTCTGGCAGCCAGGCGCTCGACTATCCAAAGCGTCCGATTGAAATGGTCGTACCGTTTGGCGAAGGCAGCGCAAGCGACACCTTTGCTCGGAAATTCGCCGATTTGATGAGCAAGCACACATCCCAGCCAGTCCAGCCCCTTAACAAAGATGGCAGCGGCGGATTAGTGGGAATGGTATATGCGCACGGCCAAAAAAATGACGGGTACACCGTTCTGCAGATTACCCCTTCCCATGTCATTGCGGACGTTCTCGGAAAAGGGAAAGATATTAAATTGATGACGGAGTTCGAGCCGCTTGCACAGATTCAATCGGATATTTATGTTCTCTCCGTTCCCGCTAAGAGCCCCTACAATAGCTTTGAGGACCTGGTAAAAGTGGGGAAGGAAAAAGACATTACATTCGCAGGTGTTTCTCCGGGCGGTCTGGATGATTTGACCTTAAGTGCCTTAGCGGATGAAACCGGTATCAAAGTAAAGTTTATCCCCTACAAATCCGGTTCTGAGGTAAAAGCTGCAGCACTGGGGGGCGAGGTAGATGTTTACCTGGACAAATTAATTTCGGCGGTAGGGTTGATCAAGGATGGCAAGGTAAAACCAATTGTTGTCCTGAATGATAAGCGCATTGAATCCATTGATGAACTGAAAAATGTTCCATCTACTGTTGAACTTGGCTATAAAACCACGATTGGTTCCTGGAGAGGCTTTGTCGTGAAAAAGGGAACGCCTGCGGAGATCAAGCAATATCTCATTGACAGTTTGAAAAAGACCTACGACTCTCCTGAATACCAAGAATTTGCGAAAGAAAACCTCGCTGATATTCGCACCGGGTACCTCAGTCCTGAAGAGTTTACCAAGCAATGGCAAGCGGAGTACGAAGTGTTTGATGCCATCGCGAAAAAGACCGGATTGAAAAAATAA